One window of the Acaryochloris sp. CCMEE 5410 genome contains the following:
- a CDS encoding DEAD/DEAH box helicase family protein: MAKAKRKSQAVNIDFAFFTQLWQFYSANRGRIRTYYRGLTKKFLDFNDPTNGDTFLRQPQFEALEIYVCLKEFLENAQVHQLFKDWAESSGRFEGRTVSDRIGQTQLDIFQTATKEQYDTLYRQMRSNARAYSNYIFALTMGTGKTILMATCIFYEFILANKFPRDEKYCHNALVFAPDKTVLQSLREIQTFDMRQVVPPEYVNFLASNIKFHFLDEAGATLNILDRSRFNIIISNTQKIILKRQNKDKTHVERLLGSGKQVYQRGDVYSQFEDLYALDEPDDEDSLITNQRFDNLRRIGQLGIYIDEAHHAFGSKLANDMGIKKTKLSSLRRTVDELAASLKHSGTRVVACYNYTGTPYVGKTVLPEVVYAFGLQEAIQKAYLKKVKISGYTNPKNTEFVEIVIDDFLTKFQSQRYEGML, encoded by the coding sequence ATGGCTAAAGCAAAGCGGAAGTCTCAGGCAGTTAATATTGATTTTGCGTTTTTTACCCAGCTCTGGCAGTTTTACAGTGCTAATCGAGGGCGAATTCGTACCTATTACCGTGGCCTTACTAAGAAATTTCTTGACTTTAATGATCCAACTAATGGTGATACCTTCTTGCGTCAGCCTCAATTCGAGGCATTAGAGATTTATGTTTGTCTCAAAGAGTTTCTAGAAAATGCGCAAGTTCATCAGCTTTTCAAGGATTGGGCTGAGAGCAGTGGCCGATTTGAAGGGCGAACTGTTAGCGATCGTATTGGTCAAACCCAACTAGATATCTTTCAGACAGCGACTAAGGAGCAGTACGACACGCTCTATAGGCAGATGCGTAGTAATGCTCGTGCCTATTCCAACTATATCTTTGCTTTAACGATGGGAACTGGTAAAACAATTCTCATGGCCACATGCATTTTCTATGAATTTATTTTGGCCAATAAATTCCCCAGAGATGAGAAGTACTGCCATAACGCTCTAGTTTTTGCCCCAGATAAGACTGTTCTACAGTCCTTGCGTGAGATTCAAACCTTTGATATGCGTCAGGTTGTTCCTCCTGAGTACGTTAACTTCCTTGCCAGTAACATTAAATTTCACTTTCTTGATGAAGCAGGAGCTACCCTCAACATCCTTGATCGCTCACGCTTTAATATCATTATTTCCAATACTCAAAAGATTATTCTCAAACGCCAAAATAAGGACAAGACTCATGTAGAACGGCTATTGGGCAGTGGTAAGCAGGTTTATCAACGAGGTGATGTCTATAGCCAATTTGAAGATCTCTATGCTTTAGATGAACCGGATGATGAAGACTCTCTGATTACTAATCAACGCTTTGATAACCTCCGTCGTATTGGTCAGCTTGGTATTTATATTGATGAAGCCCATCATGCCTTTGGTTCCAAGCTAGCTAACGACATGGGTATCAAAAAGACAAAGCTTAGCAGCCTCCGTCGTACTGTAGACGAGCTAGCAGCTAGCCTTAAGCACTCAGGTACCCGAGTCGTTGCTTGCTATAACTACACGGGTACTCCCTATGTGGGTAAAACAGTTCTCCCAGAAGTTGTTTATGCTTTTGGCTTACAAGAAGCTATCCAAAAAGCTTACTTAAAGAAAGTCAAAATTAGTGGATATACCAATCCCAAGAATACAGAATTTGTTGAAATTGTCATAGATGACTTTCTAACTAAATTCCAAAGTCAACGTTACGAGGGAATGCTCC
- a CDS encoding site-specific DNA-methyltransferase — MNDSQQLGMDLPKTREMERVEAFEFEPIKGYPMLNWRGKRPFASTSYYPAQLREIHGEETDGWLNKIYWGDNLQVMSHLLKDYRGKIDLIYIDPPFDSKADYKKKIKLKGANVLNDMNSFEEKQYTDIWTNDEYLQFFYERLILLKELLAINGSIYIHCDWHKGHYIRCILEEVFGAENIKNEIVWQRTFARSDSKTFNHIHDVIYFCLKSSEHTWFPQYEKHSDEYIKSKYIHKDENGRVYRLADMTSPNPRPNMKYEWMGFLPPENGWRYQKETMQKLHDENRIWYPESKSRRPQIKKFLDELKGRPLQSIWTDINPVNSQAIEREGYPTQKPEKLLERIIKASSNPGDLVFDCFMGSGTTQVAAMKLGRRFIGSDINLGAVQITTKRLLSIAKELRPKTIQQEIQVNTSSKRPYFTGIEVYNVNHYDIFRNPLEAKDILIEAFEINRLEKGRLFDGEKDGRMVKIMPINRIATRVDLNELIAGFDYKAFEQRQAEHPKKPVESITLVCMGHESDLKAVLQREVQPYEIDVEVIDVLRDRQDLLFKRDSEGQIEIENGELVIKQFYPMNLLGKLSLQQENVEDWRELVESVMIDWNYDGAVLEPKTVDIPDKSELVEGHYSIPDDAGTIRIKITDLLSESLEMAIVYG; from the coding sequence ATGAACGATAGTCAACAGTTGGGGATGGATTTGCCAAAGACCCGTGAGATGGAGCGGGTTGAGGCTTTTGAGTTTGAGCCAATTAAGGGCTATCCGATGTTGAACTGGCGTGGGAAGCGGCCATTTGCTTCAACGTCTTACTATCCAGCTCAATTGAGAGAAATTCATGGAGAGGAAACTGATGGTTGGCTGAATAAGATTTATTGGGGTGATAATCTTCAGGTGATGAGTCATTTATTGAAGGATTATCGCGGCAAGATTGATCTGATTTATATTGATCCTCCATTTGATTCGAAAGCGGATTATAAGAAAAAAATAAAATTAAAAGGAGCTAATGTCTTAAATGACATGAATAGCTTTGAAGAAAAGCAATATACAGATATTTGGACTAATGATGAATACTTGCAGTTCTTTTATGAAAGATTGATATTATTGAAAGAGCTTTTAGCAATAAATGGAAGTATTTATATTCACTGTGATTGGCATAAGGGACACTATATTCGCTGTATATTAGAAGAAGTATTTGGCGCTGAAAATATAAAAAATGAAATTGTTTGGCAACGCACGTTTGCAAGAAGTGACTCAAAGACTTTTAATCATATTCATGACGTAATCTATTTTTGTCTAAAGAGTTCTGAGCATACCTGGTTCCCACAATATGAAAAGCATAGTGATGAATATATAAAAAGTAAATATATACATAAGGATGAGAATGGGAGAGTCTATCGTTTAGCTGATATGACTAGTCCTAACCCTAGACCGAATATGAAGTATGAATGGATGGGGTTTTTACCGCCAGAGAATGGATGGCGATATCAGAAAGAAACAATGCAGAAGCTTCACGATGAAAATAGGATTTGGTATCCAGAAAGTAAATCGAGGAGGCCTCAAATTAAGAAATTTTTGGATGAGTTGAAAGGCCGTCCATTGCAAAGTATTTGGACTGATATTAATCCTGTAAATAGCCAAGCAATAGAACGTGAGGGCTATCCTACTCAAAAACCGGAGAAATTGTTGGAACGAATTATAAAAGCTTCATCAAATCCTGGTGATTTGGTTTTTGATTGTTTTATGGGAAGTGGAACCACTCAAGTAGCAGCAATGAAGTTGGGGCGTCGATTTATTGGCTCAGATATTAATCTTGGGGCAGTTCAAATTACGACGAAGCGCTTATTGTCTATCGCTAAAGAACTTAGGCCCAAAACTATTCAACAAGAAATTCAGGTCAATACATCCTCCAAAAGACCATATTTTACAGGAATTGAGGTCTACAACGTTAATCACTACGATATCTTTCGCAATCCTTTAGAAGCGAAAGATATTCTTATTGAAGCTTTTGAGATCAACCGATTGGAGAAAGGTCGTCTCTTTGATGGTGAGAAGGATGGTCGGATGGTAAAGATTATGCCGATTAACCGAATTGCTACGCGGGTGGATTTGAATGAGTTAATTGCTGGGTTTGACTATAAAGCATTTGAGCAGCGTCAGGCGGAGCATCCTAAAAAGCCAGTAGAGTCTATTACTCTGGTTTGTATGGGGCATGAATCGGATTTGAAGGCGGTGCTTCAGAGAGAGGTACAGCCCTATGAGATAGATGTTGAGGTGATTGATGTATTGCGAGATCGCCAGGACCTTCTGTTCAAACGTGATTCTGAGGGCCAAATCGAAATTGAAAATGGCGAGTTAGTTATTAAGCAGTTCTACCCGATGAACTTACTTGGAAAGCTTAGTCTTCAACAAGAAAATGTTGAAGATTGGCGAGAGTTAGTGGAGTCGGTAATGATTGACTGGAACTATGATGGGGCGGTTTTGGAGCCTAAGACGGTAGATATCCCCGATAAGAGTGAGTTGGTTGAAGGCCACTATTCTATTCCTGACGATGCAGGTACTATCCGTATCAAAATAACTGATCTACTTTCAGAATCTTTAGAGATGGCGATTGTTTATGGCTAA
- a CDS encoding ATP-dependent DNA helicase yields MVEAVQKSVFSSQANPRQLEAIQKTDGPLLIIAGPGSGKTFTLVERIVYLITHRQVAPENLFVVTFTDKAAQELTTRIASRLLKLNIRFNLNEMYLGTFHSICLRWLEEYREFTRLKRNFTLMDQFDQQYFLYQRVSHYQNLPGIEHIIDPDSRQKTWDRTAHLLRWLNVVSEEALDPQTLVQAEHSEIKALGHAYTLYQQQLDEENALDFSTIQYEALKLLKSHPQVLAKLRQTITYLMVDEYQDTNTVQEQLLNLLAGDQPNLCVVGDDDQGLYRFRGATIRNILQFKNKFSPGQCEQVTLKTNYRSHPDIVRFYNHWMNDQVWSVDGQDFRFDKQIEARDDDFTDVPCVIKVAGPTPEDWHREMLDFLSHLRNQGHLTDWNQVAFLFRSVKNDKVVALAQFLEANGIPVYSPRSNQFFDREEIRLMIGALIFLFPQFPQARKWAEDAQLGIWQYYDQECVPLFAQELRKPENEDLLKWARSLAKQHLYLTDNTNYAFSGLFYQLLRFPLFSRYLDESLMVGGVQDGRSMRNLAIFSQLLVKFEYLQHLSVLSPQSLDKSLRNLFNQFFRFLSEGGINEYEDDSEYAPSGCVSFLTIHQSKGLEFPVVIVGSLNAAPRRQHSKLDEILEEGYLSRPVFEPLNHTKFFDFYRLYYTAYSRAQNLLVLSCVEKAGRGRTPSKYFADYYNELPAWRDLSFDVTSLPLARVKDVNLKRDYSFTSHLVLFENCAEQYRFFKELEFAPVRKSPILFGTLVHQTIEDIHKTVLRGQEHKLSVEQIESWFDTNYAYLTKRERVYLSPVVKKIALEHVLRYYRRNGNDWNRVKEAEVDVSLVKDEYILSGSVDLIQGEGNTVEIVDFKSEKKLDVNDPKDRDKLDRYRRQLEVYAHIVEERTGSPVSRMHLYYTSEENGNPYISFTKDRRLIDTTIQTFGEVVRRIEEKDFSIPERPEKACKECDMQPYCDAKNWNFRGGE; encoded by the coding sequence ATGGTTGAGGCTGTACAGAAATCTGTATTTTCTAGTCAAGCGAATCCTCGACAACTTGAGGCGATTCAGAAAACGGATGGGCCACTTTTGATTATTGCTGGCCCTGGTTCTGGGAAAACCTTCACCCTGGTTGAACGCATTGTTTACCTGATTACTCATCGGCAGGTTGCACCTGAAAATCTTTTTGTGGTCACGTTCACGGATAAGGCTGCTCAAGAACTAACTACTCGAATTGCGAGTCGCTTATTGAAGCTGAATATTCGCTTCAATCTCAATGAGATGTATTTAGGCACCTTCCACTCAATCTGTTTACGTTGGCTAGAAGAATACCGAGAGTTTACTCGTCTCAAACGGAACTTCACGTTGATGGATCAGTTTGATCAGCAGTATTTTCTCTATCAACGTGTTTCGCACTATCAGAATTTACCTGGTATTGAACATATCATTGACCCTGACTCCAGACAGAAAACTTGGGATAGAACAGCTCACCTTTTGCGATGGCTGAATGTAGTCAGTGAAGAGGCGCTTGATCCTCAAACTCTAGTGCAGGCTGAACATAGTGAGATCAAAGCGTTGGGCCATGCCTATACTCTTTACCAACAGCAGCTTGATGAAGAAAACGCTCTGGATTTTTCAACTATTCAATATGAAGCTTTAAAACTCTTGAAGAGCCATCCGCAGGTGTTAGCAAAGCTGCGTCAGACCATTACCTATCTCATGGTTGATGAATATCAAGATACCAATACGGTTCAAGAGCAATTGCTCAATCTTTTAGCTGGAGATCAGCCGAATCTCTGCGTTGTTGGAGATGATGATCAAGGGCTGTATCGCTTTAGAGGAGCTACTATTCGCAATATCTTGCAGTTCAAAAATAAGTTCTCCCCTGGCCAGTGTGAACAAGTTACGCTCAAAACCAATTATCGTTCCCACCCTGATATTGTCCGTTTCTATAACCACTGGATGAATGATCAGGTTTGGAGTGTTGATGGCCAGGATTTTCGCTTTGATAAGCAAATAGAGGCTCGTGATGATGATTTTACTGATGTCCCTTGTGTGATTAAGGTTGCGGGTCCCACACCAGAAGACTGGCATCGAGAAATGCTGGACTTTCTATCTCATCTTCGCAATCAAGGGCATCTTACTGACTGGAACCAAGTTGCATTTCTTTTCCGGTCGGTCAAGAATGACAAAGTTGTTGCCCTGGCCCAGTTCCTAGAGGCCAATGGTATTCCCGTCTATTCACCGCGCTCGAATCAGTTCTTTGATCGTGAAGAGATTAGGTTAATGATAGGGGCGCTTATCTTTCTATTCCCCCAATTTCCCCAGGCCAGAAAGTGGGCTGAAGATGCTCAGCTAGGTATTTGGCAATACTATGACCAAGAATGTGTTCCCCTATTTGCCCAAGAACTGCGCAAGCCGGAGAATGAAGACTTGCTCAAATGGGCGAGATCGCTGGCCAAGCAACACCTGTATTTAACGGACAACACTAACTATGCCTTCTCTGGGCTGTTTTATCAGTTATTACGCTTTCCGTTATTTAGCCGCTATTTAGATGAGAGTTTGATGGTGGGTGGGGTCCAGGATGGCCGTTCCATGAGAAACCTGGCGATTTTTTCTCAGCTTTTAGTTAAGTTTGAGTATTTGCAGCATCTTAGTGTTCTGTCTCCTCAGTCCCTTGATAAGAGTCTTCGTAATCTGTTCAACCAATTTTTTCGATTCCTGTCAGAGGGGGGGATTAATGAGTATGAGGATGATTCTGAATATGCGCCGAGTGGTTGTGTCTCCTTCCTGACTATTCACCAATCCAAGGGGTTGGAGTTCCCTGTTGTGATTGTGGGATCGCTCAATGCTGCTCCGCGTAGGCAACATTCGAAGTTGGATGAAATCTTAGAAGAGGGGTATCTTTCCCGGCCTGTTTTTGAGCCGTTGAACCATACTAAGTTTTTTGATTTTTATCGACTGTATTACACGGCCTACTCCCGTGCCCAAAATCTTCTGGTGCTCTCTTGTGTAGAGAAGGCAGGGCGTGGGCGTACTCCCTCTAAGTATTTTGCTGACTACTACAATGAGCTACCTGCTTGGCGCGATCTCAGCTTTGATGTAACATCACTGCCTTTGGCACGAGTTAAGGATGTGAATCTTAAGCGAGATTATTCTTTTACTTCACATTTGGTGTTGTTTGAGAACTGTGCTGAACAGTATCGATTCTTTAAAGAATTGGAGTTTGCTCCAGTACGTAAGAGTCCAATCTTATTCGGGACGTTGGTTCACCAAACGATTGAGGATATCCATAAGACGGTTCTCCGGGGCCAGGAGCATAAATTATCGGTGGAGCAGATTGAGTCTTGGTTTGATACGAATTATGCCTATCTCACTAAGCGGGAGCGGGTATATCTGTCACCTGTAGTTAAGAAGATTGCTCTAGAGCATGTTCTGCGCTATTACCGCCGCAATGGTAATGATTGGAACCGGGTTAAAGAGGCTGAGGTAGATGTGTCTTTGGTGAAGGATGAATATATTTTGTCCGGGAGTGTGGACTTAATTCAGGGGGAGGGTAATACGGTTGAGATTGTTGATTTCAAGTCGGAAAAGAAACTTGATGTGAATGATCCTAAGGATCGGGATAAGCTAGACCGCTATCGGCGTCAGCTTGAAGTCTATGCTCATATTGTTGAAGAGCGCACAGGCTCCCCAGTAAGCAGAATGCACCTCTATTATACGAGCGAGGAAAATGGTAATCCCTACATCAGCTTTACGAAGGATCGGCGATTAATTGATACTACGATTCAGACGTTTGGTGAGGTTGTGCGTCGGATCGAGGAGAAAGACTTTAGTATTCCTGAACGACCTGAGAAGGCTTGTAAGGAATGTGATATGCAGCCTTATTGTGATGCTAAAAACTGGAATTTTAGAGGTGGTGAATGA
- a CDS encoding ATP-dependent helicase — protein sequence MIASARVFPNSQQQKIIGHTNGPVLVLAPAGTGKTSVLAARVDQAIRMGVHPQQLLCLTFTNRAAQQMQDGLKACDQLNQLTVKTFHGLCAHILRQEASKIGLSQEFVIYDEQDSLDLLKELSGISDSKRLSPLTQKIQACKLSLPLENMERSLERPQGLRVLFDERMTEKGFKIACQYQYELQQRQAIDFDDLVYYVRALLVCEPEARERWCKCFEFIQVDEVQDTHWSEYEVIWMLAKHSRNLAMIGDLDQTIYEWRGSEPIKLKESFESCFSPQTYHLTKNYRATQILVNAASAFADCFLQRYTHSQPAQDRPLGTQIQVYEGYTERDEGQWIAQRIQDLAAVDPDFAYYRVAVLARTHRRASAVFRCLSQAQVPCVTVEEFAFFRRQEVKDAISYLKLLSNPFDTGSLRRILLRFVEKVGSATVGKIIASGSSCGLRLTDFIQCHTLQDGDPFAPLLKAWSSGTVIVFDVETTGLLASSDEVIELAAIKLENGQSSPQCFHAYLKNTVPIGESERIHGISEQDLALKGRSAVVVFEEFIDFAQDAVWVGHNVGFDIKMLRSHARRLDIDIPIPPYADTCEIARRFVKGTRNFKLETLAKVFELQKRRAHSALEDTKTTTDLLVRLIPLVQHDIAERCQVVQAYAPLFDDLALDMNRWKSALSVTRPPEFLRQIIREAGIDAYYQREPHRIVNLWKLVKFFRDHDPITLDSETALRELLVLSACSTNVDMMSEEDNLVPIITVHQSKGLEFDTVFIAGAVEGEFPDFRNLKGPKLEEEKRAFYVAMTRAKKALYLSGYQVCDRGYPKSPSRFLDCIPQSYKTSEPSEAEALYEYF from the coding sequence TTGATTGCTAGTGCTAGAGTTTTTCCTAATTCCCAACAGCAAAAAATTATTGGCCATACAAATGGTCCGGTTTTAGTTTTAGCTCCAGCGGGAACTGGGAAAACTTCTGTTTTAGCAGCACGAGTCGATCAGGCTATCCGAATGGGAGTGCATCCCCAACAATTGCTGTGCCTGACTTTTACAAACCGTGCAGCGCAGCAAATGCAAGATGGTCTCAAAGCTTGTGATCAACTGAACCAATTGACGGTCAAAACCTTTCATGGATTATGTGCTCATATTCTTCGTCAAGAAGCATCAAAAATAGGTTTAAGCCAGGAATTCGTTATTTATGATGAGCAAGATTCATTAGATCTACTCAAAGAACTATCAGGAATTTCAGATAGTAAAAGACTCTCCCCACTCACTCAGAAAATCCAAGCCTGTAAACTGAGCTTACCTCTGGAGAATATGGAGCGCTCTTTAGAACGGCCTCAAGGATTACGAGTCTTATTTGATGAGAGGATGACTGAAAAAGGCTTTAAAATTGCCTGCCAATATCAGTATGAATTGCAACAACGGCAGGCGATTGATTTTGATGATTTAGTCTACTACGTGCGTGCCCTGTTGGTCTGTGAACCTGAAGCTAGAGAGCGATGGTGTAAGTGTTTTGAGTTCATTCAAGTCGATGAAGTTCAGGATACTCATTGGTCGGAGTATGAAGTGATATGGATGCTGGCCAAACATTCGAGAAATCTGGCCATGATTGGCGATTTGGATCAAACCATCTATGAGTGGCGAGGATCTGAACCCATCAAGTTAAAGGAGTCCTTTGAGAGTTGCTTCTCCCCTCAAACCTATCATTTGACGAAAAACTACCGGGCAACGCAGATCCTGGTTAATGCTGCCTCCGCTTTTGCTGACTGTTTCTTGCAGCGTTATACGCATTCTCAACCTGCCCAAGATCGCCCGTTAGGTACCCAAATTCAGGTTTATGAAGGCTATACAGAAAGAGACGAGGGCCAATGGATTGCCCAGAGAATTCAGGACTTAGCCGCTGTAGATCCTGACTTCGCCTATTACCGAGTTGCAGTCCTTGCCCGTACCCATAGAAGAGCGAGTGCCGTGTTTAGGTGTCTTAGCCAAGCACAGGTGCCTTGCGTCACGGTTGAGGAATTTGCATTTTTCCGACGTCAGGAAGTGAAAGATGCGATCTCATATCTAAAACTCCTAAGCAACCCATTTGATACTGGTAGTTTGCGACGAATATTACTTCGCTTTGTCGAGAAGGTTGGATCGGCAACCGTGGGCAAAATTATTGCGTCTGGCAGCTCTTGTGGCTTGAGACTCACGGATTTTATCCAATGTCATACGTTGCAGGATGGAGACCCATTTGCGCCGTTATTGAAGGCATGGTCCTCTGGCACAGTTATCGTCTTTGATGTTGAGACGACAGGATTGTTGGCTAGTAGTGATGAGGTGATTGAGTTAGCTGCAATTAAGTTGGAGAATGGCCAGTCTTCGCCACAGTGTTTTCATGCTTACCTCAAAAATACAGTACCCATAGGAGAATCAGAGCGCATCCATGGCATTAGTGAGCAGGACTTAGCGCTTAAAGGACGTTCCGCAGTGGTTGTGTTCGAAGAATTTATCGACTTTGCACAAGATGCTGTGTGGGTGGGACATAATGTCGGCTTCGATATCAAAATGTTGAGGTCTCATGCTCGACGTTTGGATATTGATATTCCTATCCCTCCGTATGCTGACACCTGCGAGATTGCCCGACGGTTTGTTAAAGGAACAAGAAATTTCAAGTTAGAAACCTTAGCGAAGGTTTTTGAGCTGCAAAAAAGGCGGGCTCATAGTGCGCTTGAAGATACGAAAACTACAACCGATTTACTCGTTCGTTTGATTCCCTTGGTGCAGCATGATATTGCAGAACGTTGCCAAGTTGTTCAAGCCTATGCGCCTTTGTTTGATGACTTGGCCTTAGACATGAATCGATGGAAAAGTGCATTGTCGGTCACTCGCCCTCCTGAATTCCTACGACAAATCATTAGGGAGGCTGGGATAGATGCGTATTATCAGCGAGAACCTCACCGAATCGTAAATTTATGGAAGTTAGTGAAATTCTTTCGCGATCACGATCCAATCACTCTTGATTCTGAGACAGCCTTGAGAGAGTTATTGGTGCTTTCGGCCTGCTCCACTAATGTTGACATGATGTCTGAAGAGGATAATTTGGTCCCGATCATTACAGTGCATCAATCTAAAGGGCTGGAATTTGATACCGTTTTCATTGCTGGAGCAGTAGAAGGAGAGTTCCCCGATTTTCGAAATTTAAAGGGGCCAAAATTAGAGGAAGAAAAGCGTGCCTTCTATGTGGCAATGACGAGAGCTAAGAAGGCGTTGTATCTCTCCGGCTACCAAGTTTGCGATCGCGGATATCCGAAATCACCAAGCCGCTTTCTGGATTGCATTCCCCAAAGCTATAAAACTTCAGAGCCATCAGAGGCTGAAGCCCTCTATGAGTACTTCTGA
- a CDS encoding telomere resolvase — MRLWLEKIYNTTFFPAIASLQDTPKDHEIADHWTAWMKQQWKTHGLETLNQQKNLMVEVRQALKEELAENHVIFEHMRFTTDEWTEINLQAGSQPREGSIHLITNPDAIVAKASQLLKSCQWANIIAGLTVITGRRCAELLKTATFSYQSPFSLWFTGTPKLHPTKPHPAFELPTLVPAEQVMDSITQIRDLLDTKFMDNREINRHYGNDVALACDLNFADLIDYQSVEGNLYTQLSRTIYARIATHWYAPPQILDIDFMAAIQGHFIILQTKDVETKKSLAKKRHYFDYFIGNEIGKINRQQGIRLHDPNVSVLVGLHPDDGPPPQSLPSDQASDFPDLEQRIEPSPNLQAAIQHFLSALATLETPEDIRELVKGEISKFKHYSDFFGVYQSAIQAAVHSGDLPLIDSKTASWKRYTKEGISYEERQHYALVFLTNPDIPIATPSPPHPVSTPPLKSHTTPTTANQSLDTISHTLSELCQTLLQPQQSHDNIVPSPLEQKIDTLIAALTQLCLVLLQQQQISKRVSSPSPPQVAPPIKKRGRGRLDPEEANAKIHRAIDAIMAFNNTPNRSHEEMWRIGISSLKRLTHSSQSVIQRVHKQREKILMPIMRSII, encoded by the coding sequence ATGCGTTTATGGCTTGAAAAGATCTACAACACTACGTTTTTTCCTGCGATCGCATCCCTACAGGACACACCAAAGGACCATGAAATAGCTGACCATTGGACAGCCTGGATGAAACAGCAATGGAAAACCCATGGGTTGGAAACCTTGAATCAGCAAAAGAATCTGATGGTCGAGGTCCGACAAGCTCTAAAGGAAGAGCTTGCAGAGAATCACGTCATTTTTGAGCATATGCGCTTCACCACTGACGAGTGGACGGAGATCAACCTTCAGGCAGGCTCTCAACCTCGTGAAGGCAGCATCCATCTCATCACCAATCCTGATGCCATCGTTGCTAAGGCATCACAACTGCTCAAGAGCTGCCAATGGGCAAATATCATCGCGGGACTTACAGTCATTACAGGCCGCAGATGCGCCGAACTGCTCAAAACAGCCACCTTTTCTTACCAATCTCCTTTCAGTCTTTGGTTTACAGGGACACCAAAACTTCATCCAACTAAACCTCATCCTGCTTTCGAGTTGCCGACTCTTGTACCTGCTGAACAGGTCATGGACTCAATTACACAGATCCGAGATCTGTTAGATACAAAGTTTATGGATAACCGGGAGATCAATCGTCATTATGGAAATGATGTTGCTCTAGCTTGCGATCTCAATTTCGCCGATCTCATCGATTACCAATCAGTAGAGGGAAACTTATACACCCAGCTCTCCAGAACCATCTATGCTCGCATTGCAACCCATTGGTATGCCCCTCCCCAAATTCTAGACATTGACTTTATGGCCGCCATTCAGGGACACTTCATCATCCTGCAAACGAAAGACGTGGAAACGAAGAAATCCCTCGCTAAGAAGCGGCATTATTTTGATTACTTCATTGGCAATGAAATAGGCAAAATCAATAGACAACAAGGGATTCGTTTGCACGATCCAAATGTAAGTGTGCTAGTAGGCTTACACCCGGATGATGGACCTCCACCCCAATCACTCCCGAGTGACCAAGCATCAGATTTTCCAGATCTAGAACAAAGGATCGAACCGTCTCCGAACCTCCAAGCAGCCATCCAACACTTCCTTTCTGCACTTGCAACGCTTGAAACTCCTGAAGATATCAGAGAATTAGTCAAAGGCGAGATTTCAAAATTCAAGCATTACTCTGATTTTTTTGGCGTTTATCAAAGTGCCATTCAAGCAGCAGTCCACTCTGGTGATTTACCTCTAATTGACAGTAAGACTGCATCCTGGAAGCGTTACACCAAAGAAGGGATAAGTTACGAGGAACGACAACATTATGCCTTGGTCTTTTTAACGAACCCAGACATACCTATTGCAACGCCATCTCCACCTCATCCGGTTTCAACTCCACCTCTAAAAAGCCACACTACACCCACCACCGCGAATCAGAGCTTAGACACCATTTCCCATACTCTCTCTGAGTTATGTCAGACTTTGCTCCAACCACAACAGTCTCATGACAATATCGTGCCCAGCCCCTTAGAGCAGAAAATAGATACCTTAATCGCTGCTCTCACTCAGCTATGTCTCGTTTTGCTTCAGCAACAGCAAATTTCTAAGCGCGTATCCAGCCCTTCACCGCCACAAGTTGCACCCCCTATCAAAAAGCGAGGCAGGGGGCGTCTAGATCCCGAAGAAGCAAACGCCAAGATTCACCGCGCCATAGATGCCATTATGGCCTTCAACAACACTCCCAACCGGTCTCATGAGGAAATGTGGCGCATTGGGATTTCTTCACTTAAAAGGCTGACTCATTCGTCACAATCTGTCATTCAAAGAGTACATAAGCAAAGGGAAAAGATATTGATGCCCATCATGAGAAGCATAATTTAG
- a CDS encoding type II toxin-antitoxin system Phd/YefM family antitoxin, with protein MPDATILSITEASQTLSDLVDQVNESHEPIMIASAQGNAVLVSEQIWNALQETLYLNSIPGVWDSIEVGIQTPLKDCSDTLAWADQY; from the coding sequence ATGCCAGACGCCACAATCCTATCCATCACTGAAGCAAGCCAAACGCTCTCCGATCTCGTCGATCAAGTGAACGAGTCTCATGAACCGATTATGATCGCAAGCGCGCAAGGCAATGCCGTTTTAGTCAGTGAACAGATTTGGAACGCATTGCAAGAAACCCTCTATCTCAACTCCATTCCAGGGGTGTGGGATTCTATTGAAGTGGGCATCCAGACTCCCCTTAAAGACTGCTCCGATACTTTAGCTTGGGCAGATCAATATTGA